From the [Limnothrix rosea] IAM M-220 genome, the window AATATGAAAAATGTATTTTTTTGCTAAAGGCGACTACTTAAGTAATATCGTAAAAAAAAGTATTTTCTGTATGTCTTTTGGGGGACTGAAAATATTTGTTGAGATGGTCATTCCCCTAGGGCATTGTGGAGTTCTTGAAATATTGTCTTGAGGGAATTGTCGGTCTTATTTTATGGTGAAATTTGTGTAATGATTATATCTAAAAAATAAGAAAAGTTTTGAGGTTAAGCATCGTTTAAGAGAATTTTTTCTTGATATTTGCTTGGGGGTTGAATGGGATATGGGAAATGATGTTTGATTGGTTTTTGTCAATTTTTTTGGATGAAAGGTGTCCTTTGTGTCGGCGGGCAGCCGGGGGAGACTTTGTTTGTCAAGGGTGCGATCGCCAGCTCCAGAGGTGTCAGTTCTCAAACCCTAAGTATTATTGGCAAGGAAATTTTCCTTTGTTTGTGCTTGGACATTATGACGGGACGTTGAAGGGGGCGATCGCCGCCATGAAATACAATAACCAGCCAGCCCTTGGTACATGGCTAGGGGAAAAGCTGGCCTATACTTGGCAAACATCCTTTTCTGCTCCGCCTAAAGTGACGGTGATTCCCGTGCCGATGCATTCTGAAAAACAGCAGCAGCGGGGCTTTAACCAAGCCGGACTGATTGCTAAACGCTTTGCCGAGATTAATAAATTACGCTGTGACCATGTTTCCCTCCAGCGAACTAAGGCAACAAAACCTCTCTTTGAACTAAATGTGGCGCAACGACAACAGGAAATGGAGGGGGCTTTTTCCTTCGATGCTAAAACCTTTCGGCAACGACCCCAGAAGCCTGTCTTGCTCGTGGATGATATTTATACGTCTGGGACAACTGCCCGTGAGGCTAGGCGAGTATTACAAGAAAATGGTGTTTCTGTGCTGGGTATTGTGGCGATCGCCACTCCGAAACTGCCCCCAACCCCCAAGAGCCCCAAGGACAAATAACCCCTAAAAATCTGGCAAATTTGACCTAACAATAAAGAAAACTAGATAACAATTCCTCCTCAAACCCTTAGAGACAAAGCTTCTGCCCAAAAGCTATCGTTTGGTAAACCCAGCGGGCAAATTAACGGGAAATTCACCCAACAACGGTAAAATGTGGTTTGATGATGCAAGCCTGTAATGTAGCTAAAGCTCCATGATTTCTAGTAACGATTTTCGTAGTGGTACATCCATTGAATTAGACGGTTCTGTTTGGCGTGTTGTTGAATTTCTCCACGTAAAACCCGGTAAAGGCTCAGCCTTTGTTCGCACTAAGCTCAAAAATGCCCAGACAGGCAGTGTCGTCGAAAAAACATTCCGTGCAGGGGAAACAGTTCCCCAAGCGATCCTCGATAAACGCACAATGCAACAC encodes:
- a CDS encoding ComF family protein translates to MMFDWFLSIFLDERCPLCRRAAGGDFVCQGCDRQLQRCQFSNPKYYWQGNFPLFVLGHYDGTLKGAIAAMKYNNQPALGTWLGEKLAYTWQTSFSAPPKVTVIPVPMHSEKQQQRGFNQAGLIAKRFAEINKLRCDHVSLQRTKATKPLFELNVAQRQQEMEGAFSFDAKTFRQRPQKPVLLVDDIYTSGTTAREARRVLQENGVSVLGIVAIATPKLPPTPKSPKDK